The following is a genomic window from Mauremys mutica isolate MM-2020 ecotype Southern chromosome 4, ASM2049712v1, whole genome shotgun sequence.
ttcctttGGTGGCAGAGGCTCTTCCCTGGATGCGGCCTACTGAAGTGACTGTCACTTTTCCTTCCTTCACCCAGATGAACTCGAGGTGGCTGGGGAGGTTCCCAGAACAGCTCCAAACCCGCCCCAAATGACTGCACCTGCTGGACCGGCAGCTGTCAAGCCAACAGGTAGGTGGGGCATTTCTCCTCCCTTCACTCTCCCTAGGCTTTAGCTCAGTCTGCAGTTACTAAGGGCAAGCAGCCAAGTCTGCGTCTGTCTGGCGCCGGACGCTCTAAGCGCAACGTGGTGTCGTTGAAAGGCAGCTGGCAAAGGCAGACATGGCGTTTGGGCCCTGGTCTGTTTGTGTGTGAAGGAGGCGTTACCGGATCATTCAAAGCAAGCGCCCCTTGCTTGTGCTTTGCCTTGAAAGGCTCAGGGATGTCgggttttgttttcctgtttgcgCTGAAGGATTTCCCAGATGACTCAGCGGATTGTGATCTTCCTCAGCTCTAATTGATGATGTGGAGGTGTTGAGTCTTTAGCCAGATATTTGTTCCACCCCTTTGGCTTTGTTTTGGTCACTCAGAGTCTCATGCAGCTTGAATAAAAATCCCTTCCCACCTCAATCAGGGTATGTCTGTGCTTAAAAtggcactgcagtgtagacatgaacTACAGCgatgggggtgaggtggggttcCCATCAccatagttaatccacttccttgagaggtggtagctaggtcagtggaaaaactcttCCATCGACCTCGCTCTGCTTACACCAGGAATTAGGTCAGTATAGATGTGtctcagaggtgtgaatttttcacaccctgagacgTAACTTTTACTGATATACAATCCCTGTGCAGACCCGGCCTCCGTTAGGTTCAAGTGTCAAACCCGCTAGTCCTCCATACACTCTTCTGTCTAGCTGGTTTTTCCAGGGACCTGGACTTGTAACATGAAGAGCGAGTGGAAGAAACTCTTCAGGCCCCTTGTTAGTGACCATTATGAAACAAAACAAGGAGCAGATACAATTGTTTCCCCCCCTCTGTGCTCACCTTTAGGACCCATCGGGGAGCTGGCTTTTGGAATTTGTGCGCATCATTGAGCTGAACACCCCAGGTTGGAATCCAGAGCTGTGTGCTCTGATGGCACCTGGAGGGAATGGCTTTTCTCATTTACAGTAGTCCCATGCTTACGGCCTGATTTAGCTCACTGAGCTCCAGCAACGTGTGGAGCGTTAAATCTGTTTTGCTACTTTTTCAGATTTTTTCAGTAGTTAAATAGTTGAAACACCTACAACTCTGGGATAGGCAACTGGCTTTCCTGATTTGTAATGCTGCTCACAACAATCACCTTGATAAGCTTTAAATCGTACAGCGCTGGCACATTCTGGACTGCCCCGAATAAGTACTTAGGAGGGCGTTCCCGGTGACCTTTCAGTCTCCAAAGCAGAGGTCTGGTAGGGATGTGTGGAACCCACATGGCACATTCAGGATAGCAAGTTTCTAGCCTCCATGGTTGCAAAGTTGCATCTTGTTTTAAATGAGGTTGtaagccctttggagcagggaccacgTCTTTGGTGTGTCTGTACCACAGTATGAGTAATGATCATCTCCTCAGAGGAGCAGACTCTGTCGATGGCTCAGTGATGCTTCCTACGTACCTTGGGATTGTTGCCTCTCCTTGTGTGCATGGTGCGAGAGGTGAGAACTGGCAAGAGAGTTGTAGCTTGGAAGCAGGGTACGCGTGGTGTTCAGTTGCCCAAAACCAGTGAGCTCTTTCTGCTCTCTTCTGCGGCCCCAGAACAGCTGCGTGTGCATTGTGTGGCATTCTGAGTTTGCTCAGCGAATCCTGGCAGGTGGCTGTTTCACAGATtgcatttgaaatattttctctgtCCTCTGCTCTAAACCCAGGCAGCCGAGGGTGGAGGGAAACTCTCACTGGTAACTCTCCTCTGCCTAGGTGGCTTATGTTTGCTCGGTGCATACGCAGACAGTGATGATGAGGAGGGAGAGGCACCTGAGAAATCAGTGCCGTCTACAGATGCAAACGGCAACAGTTCAACAGACATTGACAGCACGCTGGCAAACTTTCTGGCGGTGAGTAGAAAACCTGCCCTGGGTCTCAGGCAGAGCTCCGGAGTCACCACCTTCTGACAGCCTGAGCCGTGCTTGTGGGGAAAAGTGGGCAAACGTGCTTttgctggggtggaaggcaagGGGGTGGAGGATGAAGCTGGTGGGCGGGGGCGGGGTTCCAGGGCTGCTGAGTTTGAAGGACTCGCCTGGGGTAGCGACTGCTCTCTGTGCGTAGGGGAATACGCTGATTGCCCCAAATCTGGGGCTTCAATTAATTTGTAAATGTTTTGTGCTTTCAAAGGAGATTGATGCCATTACAGCTCCGCCCCAGCCTGCTGGATCCACTGGTGCCTCTGCCGCGCCCCCGCCGACTCCGCCGCGCCCAGAGCCCAAGGAGTCTGCCTCGAGCCATCCCTCTGCTACGGCGAATGGGACGGGCTCTGCCCAGCCGGCGGAGTGGCAGTATGACACCCAGTGCTCGTTGGCAGGAGGTGAGCTTTGTTGCCGGGTtcgtctgccccagggcgtgcaGGCAGCCATTCCAGCCGGGTCGCTGGGGGGGGCCTCCATCCCTGGCAGCACGCCAGCCCCCGTGTCCCTTTCATTGCCTGGAAACAGCCGCGTTCTCTCTAGCTGTGATGTCAGAAGATGAATGTTGTGCTGTAGCCACAAGAATGAAACACTTAGTGGCCGACACACACAGGTTTGTGTCTTCCAAGGGCTATTGGTGAGTGGCTGGCGCGTGGGGTGAGTgcagggacagagggtggggtccCTGTCTCCTGAGGCACGTGGAGAGGGCCATGGTGCCTAGCGGCGGGCGGCGGGCTTAGGGGCATCCTGCTCACTCACGGCCTTTGGTTTTCTTCCCTCAGTGGGCGTGGAGATGGGAGACTGGCAGGAGGTCTGGGATGAGAACACTGGCTGCTACTATTACTGGAACACGCGGACCAACGAGGTGACCTGGGAGCTGCCGCAGTACCTCGCCACCCAGGTCCAGGGGCTGCAGCGCTATCAGCCCAGGTGAGGCCCGGCCACCTTTGGAGCACAGGGGGGGCGGCGCGGCCTGTTGGTGTGTGCCCGTCACAGCTTCTgctttccctccccagctctgtggcAGGCGTTGATGGGAGTTTCCTGGTGGCTGCAGACCTCTACCCTCAGGAGAAAGGGGTCACTGTTGCCAGCATTAGCCGTGGGACCGTCCTACCCAAGCGAGAGGTGAAGAAGGTCAGTGGGAGTCACCCCTTTCCTCGTTCCTGCAGACCATCTCAATGAGACGCGCCCTCATGCTGCAGGCTGGCCTCGCCCTGGGCTCCCAGGGAACAGAGGGGCCAGGAAGGAGATAGAGAGCCCAGAGGAGCCTCAGCTAGCCAGAGTGTGGACAGCTGGGTGTCTCTGAGGCCaggctccccgcccccacctccctgggTGGAAAATCCTGCTCTAGTGGTGGGATGCATGCTCCAAGTGCCACTCTGCCTAGGAATGGCCCCGATGGGTCCTGTGTTCTCTTGGTGCTCTTCTTACCCCTGCAGAAGGGCAGCTCAGCATGCCAGCTGGGCGTTCTCTGCTCTGGTATGGGCACCTGCTGGAGGGGCCTGGGGGTGTGGGAATGAAAACTGGATTGGGTGGAGGGGCTGTTCAGGCTCCGAAGCAAGGGCTGCCTTGCTGGATGGATCCTGCGGTACTGAGCACGTTGCCAGCACTGGGAACTTCTGCTTCACCTGGGCGCCGATTCCCTCTGTGGGGCTGGCACAGTGCAGCAGTGGGCAGTATGTGGCACCTGGCTAGCAGTGCAGAGAGCCTCCCGCTTCCTCTGTCGGAGCTGCGTTGAGTCAGCGAGGCTATCGGGAGCCACGTGGGCGGCCTTCGCTCTGCACACACCCTGAGAGCTGCCCTGGTGACTACGACGATGCCAGGCCAATGAGTTACTTtgaggggaggagctcagggttTGCTGTGCCGGATCGGACGGACAAAGCCTAGGAGCCTCTGCTTTGATGAAGGTGCAAGGAGCCCTGCACGAGGCAGTGATGGGCCAATCTGTCCACAGAGACAGCGTCCTCCAATAACTGGAGGCTGGCTGTTGCCCTCCAGAGAAACCTCTGCTCCTCTTTCCAACCCTCCCAGACTCTTGGCCTGACAGGCAGTTTGTGGCACTGGGTGTCCCAGGCTGATCATGTAGAGAAGCGTGTATTCTCTTTCTGAGTGCGCTGCCCGGGGACTCTCTGACTGTGCCCCTGGTTTTGTGGCTGGGAAGTGTTCCGTCTGCAGTGTCCCCCCTGTATAACATCCCTGGTGGGAGGCGGAGTTTGGAGGAGGACAGACTTGCTGTTTTATGGAGGAGTTCAGGGAGGGCATGCCGTGCCTAGGGGGCCACGTAGAGTATCCAGCTGCATGGTAAGAGAATAAAAACTACTGGCCATCTTCTAGTGCCCCTCTGGATCAATGCCTTCCCCAGGAGGCCtgtgatcagttctgggtccccCACCTCATGAAGGAGACGGGTCAGAGGCAGGCGATGAGAGTGATCAGAGGCTGGAAAAACATCCGTGGGAAGGGTCTGCAAAGGCTGCAGCTGTCCAGCTTAGAGAGGACGTtgcggggggtgagggagaggaggagggccaGACGCTCCCAGTAGCCCCTTCTCCCAGGCCGCACTCAGGAGTCCCTTGCTAAGAGGAAGTCTCCGTACACCAGGCCCCATTGATGTTTGGGTCTTGCAGGCCCGCAACGCACCCCGGATGCCAGCAGCGCCCAGGGTCTCAGAAGGGATCGGCCATAACTCCGGGTGTTTGCTGTGTGGGATGCAGCGGGTTGTGATGCAGTAggaactgtctgcatgggggatgagaaagcaggggatgactttaggtgagggacagcacctgagccaggaaggggggtggggggagtcgacACCTTTGCCGGGGAAGCTGGACTAaggaagagagcctgctggagaggtttttggtttcagttttgggctggctgggaagaggcagggaaccccaagtctggggtctaagatccttgccccccagagggacctggctgaggggtcctggttgtacctacaagccctgcttgggactgtgttcctgtcgtctaataaactttctgttttactggctggctgagagtcacggtgaaccGCAGGAAATGGggagtgcagggccctgactcccccacgcTCCGTGACAACGGTTAGGTACCGAACCTCTCACTGACAGGGCTAGGGAGCTACTTTCCCTAGAGGCTCATTGCTCCAGAATTGTCCACTGCAgcgttcttgcaccttcctcctaAGCCCCTGGCACTGGCTGGTATCGGAGGCTGGAAACTAGCTGTTCCTGGATTGCTGCAAATCACTGGCTGGGAAAAGGCCCTCATTGCAGGGATCTCTACAGGGGAGGCTTGTTCCTCCCTCTGCTGTCAGGCAGCGGCAATTCTGGAACTGGGGAGAGCCCGTGACTCTTGTCTGTCCTGCAGGAGGTGAATGAAGGCGTCCAGGCCCTCTCGAGCAGCGAAGAGGAGAAGAAGGGGGTGGCGGCGTCCCTGCTGGCTCCGCTGGTCCCCGAGGTggtgaaggaggaagaggagcgcTGGAGGAGGAAGGTGATCTGTAAGGAGGAGGTGGAGCCGGTGCCAGCGGAGGAGATGGCCGCAGGGGAAGCGTCGGTGGCTGCTGACGAGCAGGACCCTTGCATGGATGCTCTGGAAGACCCTTCCCAGGAGGGTCTGTGCAGCGTGGTGCAGTCAGGGGAGagcagcgaggaggaggaggagcaggacacGCTGGAGTTGGAGATGGTGTTGGAGAGGAAGAAGGTAAGTGGCAgctgggggaaaagggggcaggTGCTACTGGGCTGCTGTTGGAGGGAACCCCTGTGTCATTAACAGTCCAGGCGGGCCGAGAGAAAACCTAGTCGCAATTGCCACCCAGCCCCTGTGTGGTCTGTGCCAGGGACTGAGTGGGGATTCAGGGGCTGCCCCCCATCACCTATGGGGCAGAGTGTCCAGGGAGACACCACACAGGACGCTCCTCCCTCCGGCAGAATGATCccatggccatgtctacactgcagacgctacggtgctgctgcagctgtgccgctgtagcgtgGACGCATcgtacagcaatggaaggggtttttccattacTGGAggaactctgcccccccccccccatcccagcggtgGTTGCTAGGTCATCGGAAGCGTTGTTCTGCCGACCTTGTCGTGTCTACACCCGGGGGTAGGTTGGCATACCCACAGCACTTAGGGGGCAGGTGGTTTTGACACCTCCGGCCACCGTAGCTAGGTCGATCTCAATTTGAAGTGTAGTGCTGTGCTCCCCTGCGGCAGGAAGCAGGACTGGAGTCCCAGGGAGCAGCATTGGCCTGAGCATTTCATGTAGAAATCCGGGGGGAGGTGAGCCCCTGTCTGTTTGTGAGCCCCTGTCTGTTTAGCTGACACTGTTTTCAGTTCCCCAGTCGGAGAGAATTGCCAATGGATGGAAAGCTCTGAAAAGAGTCTCTCTGGGAAAAGGGATTGGTCCCCACCCCCGGGGGCCAATCTCAGGGTTCCCATTATTACCACCCCTCTTCGCCAGGGGCACGCTTGTGCCAGGCTGATGTGACATCCGCCAGTGGGGCTCATGACAACCTAGGCTAGTGGTTCCTAGACTTTTCACCAGGGCAACCCACCAACTGCACCTTGTCTGTTTTGTGGTGACCCACTGGGCCTGGCTTCCTGCTCTGGGCATGGTGACCTGGCGCAGGGGGTCACAGCCcctctcaggtttggcctggccatCCTCTGTCGTGAGGTCACCTCCTTGCGTGTCAGCAGGGTGCAGCTCCTCCGGAGGCtttgccctcctcccctccccttctgtgAGTGCTCACCCTCTGGTCTTGTGGCAGGCGGAGCTGCGAGCCTTGGAGGAGGGAGATGGCAGTGTCTCGGGTTCCAGCCCGCTCTCAGACGGGAGCCAGTCAGCATCTCTTGATACAGCGCCCAAGCCGGCCTCCGTGCAAGGGAAGTGGAAGCTTTTTGTTGGGGTTGCCAGCCCAGAGTCCACCAGCCGCAGCTCTAGCAAGACTGGCCGAGAGACTCCAGAAATCAAGGAAGCAGGTAATTTGAGAGACGCCTCCTGGGCCAAGGCCCTTGCTTCCCAGCCAGAGACTGCAGGGAGACCTGCACCCGCGTGCACCGAGTCGCAGTGTTCAGCGCAGGCTCCTCCTTCATATCGCAGGGGTTGCCGGCTCGAGGGTTtgtctggagggggcagggcacggGCTGAGCTctttcctctccctgcagcccagcagtgGTAATGCCTGGGTTATTAGCAATGAATGTCGTCTTGGGGGGGCTCTGCGTATGCCCTCTACAGGGAGGAGCACCCTTGGCACTTCGAGcccagagccctgcaaatctggaGATAACTGTTTCATATCCACGGATGCGGATATTCGTGGACCACTTTTGCAGCCCACGGGTCAggtgcggatacaaattttgtattcgCGCTGGGCTCTGCTCTCGGGGAGCACACGGGGTGATGGGAGCAGTTCAGAACTGGGTCGTGGGACGGAGGTTGCCTTCGCTGTATCGGTTCATAGAGCTGGGTGGTTGTGAAGGGTCTGCACTGAGCTCTGAGCAGCTCTGGCCATACAGGGTTCGCACTGCAccgcagagcctggcagctgtggACGGCCTTGCCACCGAGCATCTCTGTTCCTGACGGTGCTTGGGGGTACGTCCCATCTGCCTCCAGCAGTCCTGTGGGGTGCTTCAAGGCTCTGTCCTGTGTGATGGGTCCAGGGCCTCTGGAAAAAATCTGGGGGCTATGGGGTCATCAGCATATGTATCAAACCTGCTGTCTGTCCCACCTCTGAACGGCGCGGGCAGCTTTCCTGCTGTCTGGCTGGGATTCTAACTTCTTCCTGGGCAATTTGGCCTTGAGTTCTGCAGAGCCCCTTTTCTGTCACAGAGACAGCTGGCttcacagctcccagcatgctgaGCAGCGGCACCCCACAGATCGGCCCCCATGGCCCCTTCCACGGACAGCTACGGCCAGTGGATCTGGCCCCTCCTcttctctccgcccccccccccccccgcaacagaCAGCGGCTCCCCATAGATTGTCATCAtctctgccacccccaccccaccccgggcaCCTGTCATGGGCAGATGCACCCCATGGATTGGGCCTCTGGTTTCTGTGCTCCACTGACTGGACCACCAATTCCCTACCATGCCCCTAAGGACTTTTGCTTCAGGTACAGAGCGCCCTTACGGATTCTCTCAGTGTAGCTGACAAGGtctttgtggcagggacagtCTGTTACTCTGAATGTACAGTGTCTAGCCAGGGGGTCCCATGAGCTCAGCTGGTTCCTAGGCCCTAAGTACGAGCCCTGTCCAGGGTTGTCCTTGTATCCTGTGGCAGAGCAGCATGTGAATCTGTACATTCTCTCACCGACTggctgggcctccctcccccaccccccggtcagTCTGACTCTGCCTCCCAAGCCCTGGAAGGGCAGAGAGCTGTTCTGGAGGGTCTGGGGACCACCTTCTACAATAGAGGATAAATGTCCTATTGGCTGGGTCTAGGGACACGAGGCAGTGGAGGAAAGCAGAGCCATTGGCTGCTGTGGGGCCTTCACATGGAGTGGGATGAGAGGGGATTGGAGTAGGAGGGTCTCAGGCTCATGGTGGAATGAGATGGGCTGAAGGAGGAGAGTTTGTGGCTGACTGTGCACTAGAGCAGTCCTTGCCAGGCCTCCACTCATTGCCTTGGCTTGAGAGTGCGTTCAGTGAGGGCTCAGGGGACGCCCAGCACCCGGACCCTCAGCTCTGACAGTGGTGATGGTCATAGCTGGAAGAACCCACCTCGTCGCCTAGAGACTAAGGCCCTGGACAGGAGCAGAGATGGCTCCTTGGGCAGCGAGAAAGCTGCGAGCTCTGTGTTCAGGGGACAGGACTCCGTGTCCATTCTTTGTAGGTAAACAGGGTTGCACCAAAGCACAGACCTGGTTGGTGTTCTCGATTTCTCCTCTGAATGGAAACAACCCTGCAGGGGCCTGAGCGTTGCTGAACAGCTCAGGCCGGGGAGGCTTCATAGTGCGAACTGAGATTGTGCAATAGCTGAGCCGCGGGTTTGTCCAGCCCCAGAAACAGCCCTTCTCCCTTCCTAAGGGGGGCAGCCCCTCCCCTAGCTGCCTGGCCCTGCTGGTGAGGAGGGCTGGGCCTGCGTGCCGTGCCGTAAAGCCATCCTCGGGTGAGAACAGCAGGTTCCGGCCGTGCCATCCTAAGAGGTGGCTGGTGTCTGTATTACACAAATACCCAGAAGCTCCAGCCAGTATCCGGCCTCGTGACTGGTGCTGCACAAACAGAGTAAGAGACAGATTAGAGGTGATTTGACTGGGATTTCGTTCTCCCTTTGGGGGTGTCCCTTGCTCTCTTGCAGGCCTTcgctggctgggctggagggttCCTCGGGCAGGTCTCGCACTCTGAAGGAAGGAGGTTGGGGTTGAATCTTTAACAGCAGTGCCCTTTCCCTGTTCATTAGTCACTGGAGTTAAACTGCTGTTGACAAACTGGAAGGGCTGCGTGAGGTTTGCCTTCTGGCTTGGTGAACGTGGTACGTCTACCCAACAAAAATCCACGCTCTGTGAGTCTCATCCCGGGTCAATGACTCAGGCTCTCACTATGGGGCTAAAAACAGCCGTGTAGACATTCCCGCTCAGGCTGAAACCCAGCCACGGGGGAGGGTCCCGGAAGCCGGCCTTCAGCCTCtgtgggaatgtctacacagctgttcTTAGCCCCGTAGCGTGAGCCCAAGTCATCAGCCCAGACTCTGAGGCTCGCTGCCACCACGGGTTTGCTTGTTGGGTCGACGCACCGTTAGGGATTTTGGGAGCTTTGCCTGGCTGCggtgggccaggagcagggctgtgggtgggatGTGTATCGGGAGCTCAGCTCTGTATGAGTCCTGCAAAGGCGTCCTTTATTCCCGACATTAATTGTTGACTGCAGTGAAATAGGTGTGAACTAGCTTGCTGGCTGTCTTAGGCTGggcctacactacagggttaggtcgatGTAACCTGCTTTGTGTcaacctagctgtggaagtgtcttcacttaaatttggctcccgcCGACGTCAGTACCTCTCTACGCCGATTTAGACCACTACCTCCCCGAGCGGCGCTGAGTCACAGTCAATGTGATTAGGTCAACGCAGCatcagtgtagatgctgcatTGCTTACACCGACTGtaactggctttcaggagctgtcccacaatgccccacaacACAATcaatacaagcactcctggtgaggatgcgcaccGCCAACACAAGCAGCCAAGTATGTGCTCACACGTGATTTAACAGCGGTGTTATGTTCTGATGCAAGTTAGTTTGacataggccatgtctacactacaaacttagttTTCTGGCCTAGCCAGGACCTGGATTCTTAATGGGAAAAAAGCCGTACTTTGCAAACGATAAAGGAACAGATGAGGGGGCTGTCTACTGCTCCTCTTCAAATGCGCTGATTAAATCTCTGCCTGCTCCCAGTCCCTTCTGAGGCCAGAGTCTGCCCGGGAAGCCCAGGCCAGACCTGAACTTTTAAAATAGGACCGTATAGGGCTGAGCTTTTTGAATTGACTCCCTCCCACGGCTGCCCGCCGATGGGGGGGCCATGCAGTGGGTGGCGATTGCGCTGCCCTGTGGGAACAGTTAGGAAGGTCTCGTGTGTTTTCTCTTCCTCAGCCGCGAGTGCAGAAGCAGCTGAGGAGACATCAGACaaagagctggagccagaggaggTCCAGGACAAAGTGAAAGCGCAGGGAGCGCCCAAagcagaagaggaggagcaggacctAAAGGTGAGTGAGCAGCAGGGGAAGGAAGAATTCGGTATTGACTAGTGTTTGGGTCACAACTGCGTCTCTgtctgggggggagcagggtgaCCCCGGATTCCCTCCCATCCTCACTCTCGAGGGAGCCATGTCGGGGTTGGAACGTGGCCTTGGAGCCCTGGAGCGCTCCATTGGGTGGCCCTCTGGCCTCGGCCCCAGGTGAAGGTGGGAATTCGGAGGGTTGGGGACAGCAGTGGAGCTGGGTTTGGGGTATGAGAGTGTTGCTCCTCTCTCTGCGGGTGTGGAGAAGGCAgtggctgggtggtggtggtggtgggttgcCTACCATTAACTCCTCCAAGTCAGAGATGGAGGAGGCTTGTTCTCTGCTGGGTAGAATGAAATGGCTCCACTTGCATAAtgctgggattggggggggggggcaggttctgagCCAGGCATTCTGTACAGCCCACGGGCACCgtctcaccccctcccccgcctgcacTTAGCTACCCAGTGGAGCAGGGGCATAGCTGCGTGAGCGCTGGCAGTCCTCCGGGGCCTGCGGGCCGATCCTCACCCCTTGTGTGCCCTGTCTCTCGGCAGTTTCAGATCGGAGAGCTGGCAAATACCCTGACTAGTAAGCTGGAGTTCCTGGGCATCAACAGACAATCCATGTCCAACTTCCACATGCTGCTGTTGCAGACCGAGGTAACGGAAGCCTGTGTGCGTCCCCGGGAATCAAACATCCTTCTATTTCCTGAGTGCTGGAAGCCCCAGGCAGCTAACCACTGTCCCCCTTCATTGTCCGAGTCCTTCCCCCAGCCCACCCAGACAGGACTGGTCCGTGTCCTTGCCCAACACCACCCATAGgcagggtcctaccaaattcacggccatgaaaaatgcatcacggaccatgaaatctagtctccccctgtgaaatatGGTCTTATATGTACTTTTACTCTATACTGTACAGATttaatgggggagaccagcgtttctcaaattgggggtcccaaACCAAaagagggttttttggggggggatcacaaggttattctAGGGGCGTCCTGGTATTGCCTGTGCTGCTTTCAGAGGTGGGTGTCCcagagagcagaggctgctggccgggcacccagctctgaaggcagcgctgccgccagcagcagtgcagaagtagcggtggcaataccataccatgccacccttctgcgctgctgccttcagagctgggtcaACCCCTACGGTTACaccaccatgacatttcagatttcaatatatcatgaaatttacaatttttaaaatcctatgactgaaattgaccaaaatggaccatgaagtGTGACGGCTTCTCTGCTTGCTGGCTCTAGACCCGGATTGCAGACTGGCGCGAAGGAGCTCTCAATGGAAACTACCTCAAACGCAAACTGCAAGATGCAGCCGAACAGCTAAAACAGTATGAAATAAACGCCACCCCTAAAGGCTGGTCCTGCCACTGGGACAGGTACGCACTCTTCTCCCCTTTTCACCTTTGACCTTTGACCTCTCAGACATGATTTGTGACCATCACCACCTGACGACGTTGGCGACATCTGTCCGGAGACTGAGAGCAGCTGCAGTTAGCGGTGCTGGGCAGGCAGAGAACCTCCGGCACTCACAGAGTTTGGGCCAGCCACCAAATTGGAGACCAAAAAAATCCCTGTTAAAAAAGTGTTTGGAATGGCTTTGGGTCGGTGATTGGACAGAGCTGGTTTTTACTCTCCCGAGTGTAGCTGCGCTGAGGAGGGCGGGCTCGGGGGGTCGCGCATGCGAGAGCTCTGTGCACTTTGCAGGACCTCTGGATCTCTACTCCGGCTAACAGCGCTGACCCTCAggagagcccccctggctgcggATGGGAACCAAGCGCAAGATTACTGTCTCCTACCGGCAGGTCAGACCCAAACATTTCTTTTTCTATTTGGCTTTTTTGGATTGTTTGTTCATTGTTTGAAATGTTTGCTCTTTTGTTTTTCAGCTCCCAGAGCCTCTCCCTCTCTCTAGCGTTCACTGTATGTTTGACACCAAGAGTATCATGCATGGGACCTCGACAGCCCATGGCGGGAGCAGCCGCCTTGCTTAAATTGGGCTGCTCCCTGTTTTGTACTCCGGAGGCAGTTCCTAACAGTCCTGTTCCTAGAGAGagctcgccccctccctccctccctcccggtgaACATTAGCCTGCTTTCCCAGCCCTTCTCTCTTGGAGGGAAGGGCTCGGGGCTGGATTCACAGAGCCAGCAATGCAAACAGCTTTGAGCGAGCTAGCTCTGACCTCCCGCCTCCCTCCTCAAAGTTGTTTGTTGCCTTTGTGAATGGCAGCCC
Proteins encoded in this region:
- the FNBP4 gene encoding formin-binding protein 4 isoform X1, producing MGKKGRAAPGRRPILQLSPPGPRAARDGPAPPDLSSGSEADELEVAGEVPRTAPNPPQMTAPAGPAAVKPTGGLCLLGAYADSDDEEGEAPEKSVPSTDANGNSSTDIDSTLANFLAEIDAITAPPQPAGSTGASAAPPPTPPRPEPKESASSHPSATANGTGSAQPAEWQYDTQCSLAGVGVEMGDWQEVWDENTGCYYYWNTRTNEVTWELPQYLATQVQGLQRYQPSSVAGVDGSFLVAADLYPQEKGVTVASISRGTVLPKREVKKEVNEGVQALSSSEEEKKGVAASLLAPLVPEVVKEEEERWRRKVICKEEVEPVPAEEMAAGEASVAADEQDPCMDALEDPSQEGLCSVVQSGESSEEEEEQDTLELEMVLERKKAELRALEEGDGSVSGSSPLSDGSQSASLDTAPKPASVQGKWKLFVGVASPESTSRSSSKTGRETPEIKEAAASAEAAEETSDKELEPEEVQDKVKAQGAPKAEEEEQDLKFQIGELANTLTSKLEFLGINRQSMSNFHMLLLQTETRIADWREGALNGNYLKRKLQDAAEQLKQYEINATPKGWSCHWDRDHRRYFYVNEQTGESQWEFPDGEEEEDGQAPDSKAEAVPKPAPKEKAESGGDSTVENSTGPLSKEPFSGQAPATSLVPLTPFWTLLQSSVPVLQPPLPLEVPPPPPPPPESPPPPPPPPPPPGEDGEIQEVEMEDEESEEPPAPGTEEDAPLKPLFRPAVTSSQSNSEGSASAALTAKPQKRKAGEMSTGLVQRAATIGSCPVLYSQPVMAASPQPMGLSLQPSYLGVTAPAIMSYSECAVPTGLAATMAQPAPARGALPAKGATEQPPPPPPPQPPPPPPPTTKAPPPEKPRKGRRDKGKKGKAKMPSLVKKWQSIQRELDEEENSSSSEEDRELTSQKRIEEWKQQQLVSGMAERNANFEALPEDWRARLKRRKTTSST
- the FNBP4 gene encoding formin-binding protein 4 isoform X2 — translated: MGDWQEVWDENTGCYYYWNTRTNEVTWELPQYLATQVQGLQRYQPSSVAGVDGSFLVAADLYPQEKGVTVASISRGTVLPKREVKKEVNEGVQALSSSEEEKKGVAASLLAPLVPEVVKEEEERWRRKVICKEEVEPVPAEEMAAGEASVAADEQDPCMDALEDPSQEGLCSVVQSGESSEEEEEQDTLELEMVLERKKAELRALEEGDGSVSGSSPLSDGSQSASLDTAPKPASVQGKWKLFVGVASPESTSRSSSKTGRETPEIKEAAASAEAAEETSDKELEPEEVQDKVKAQGAPKAEEEEQDLKFQIGELANTLTSKLEFLGINRQSMSNFHMLLLQTETRIADWREGALNGNYLKRKLQDAAEQLKQYEINATPKGWSCHWDRDHRRYFYVNEQTGESQWEFPDGEEEEDGQAPDSKAEAVPKPAPKEKAESGGDSTVENSTGPLSKEPFSGQAPATSLVPLTPFWTLLQSSVPVLQPPLPLEVPPPPPPPPESPPPPPPPPPPPGEDGEIQEVEMEDEESEEPPAPGTEEDAPLKPLFRPAVTSSQSNSEGSASAALTAKPQKRKAGEMSTGLVQRAATIGSCPVLYSQPVMAASPQPMGLSLQPSYLGVTAPAIMSYSECAVPTGLAATMAQPAPARGALPAKGATEQPPPPPPPQPPPPPPPTTKAPPPEKPRKGRRDKGKKGKAKMPSLVKKWQSIQRELDEEENSSSSEEDRELTSQKRIEEWKQQQLVSGMAERNANFEALPEDWRARLKRRKTTSST